From the Anabas testudineus chromosome 23, fAnaTes1.2, whole genome shotgun sequence genome, one window contains:
- the LOC113163704 gene encoding plexin-C1-like — protein MILLLGLICILCGEPGLCLEEHEGFTFDGDIRRFAVATNTVYIATQEKLYQLSHDLVLVRSLTLRGILRDGTDMGGAQFNRVSDSAQWNSTFSINVLLPFVGNESLISCGGTDGGCGYCEVLDLKDISKSLHSEQIQVGPVERSDASVAVLVNVKKDPTKSETFILTAVQSEKEKLEKCGSDLQTVNLYNTDNDEKKGGIFSLSDLYGTPSIRVKDVDVEFVDGFQISSTIYLLSNVRSGSGNNRVRLIWLEGKSSKTQTLKSFRGATLRVSDVGGEHSRLVASSVIPGGPPVLWSGVFSVDGTGTNTELLVFDISPDLTGNTDSDPDFCSRACSAWSKPTTMTLKPKSVLFRQSYMTSVLAVKQKTWMVFFIGTANGQLIKLAVDKNYHTTCPRVLYRASDNRPVFPKIHLDQVDHKHVYVALRNQMKHVPVSNCSTYRNVHECLSAQDPYCVWCNSKNSCTFEDDCKDSERLSTPDDFQQKVVSYKLVKNNTGQLSLIIQTHLTVKQTDQLNFACQFPGVTCRIGPSSQFPQCTCILTNSTLPAKGLHYTVRFTLGTLTLTEQLKLNNINGSPRPVLSQECVESGCSWSPDSCLWANQSQGNDSICQTVRSGVNFSRPDISSITPSVVSFYGRNHAVLSGHNLSEVTRVRIQSDMTCTPKESPVWNNTGVNLTFHIPSTDSKGVVKVCVVLPDGSCHGNSKVIYLSSPSCIKTEPSSTWFSGKRTITVFGSHLDFVEGVFHSHNPREVIFPRNISSQNLTYETAAAENTRSAFISSVFLKVANETLVCSTSFTYYPDPEFITFTSTKTGNEVLISLQKKEDELEMTAAELSVWGVQDGKQYPCIMKDKETNKKTEFFSCQIENTTDIEFQYLMIKYGDKTIMLGPPSLLHRVLMIVRLLLILCVTVVLLLICRWQKKLSAQMKLQS, from the exons ATGATCCTGCTGCTTGGACTGATTTGTATCCTCTGTGGAGAACCGGGTCTGTGTCTGGAGGAACATGAAGGTTTTACTTTTGATGGAGACATCCGCCGCTTCGCTGTGGCcaccaacactgtttacatcgCTACACAGGAGAAACTGTACCAGCTGAGCCACGACCTGGTTCTGGTCCGGAGTCTGACTCTTAGAGGGATCCTGAGGGACGGGACAGACATGGGGGGTGCGCAGTTTAACCGGGTTTCGGACTCGGCTCAGTGGAACTCAACGTTCAGCATCAACGTATTGTTGCCATTTGTTGGGAACGAGTCTCTGATCAGCTGCGGTGGGACTGACGGTGGATGTGGTTACTGTGAGGTTCTGGACCTGAAAGACATCTCTAAAAGTCTCCATAGTGAGCAGATCCAGGTGGGACCAGTGGAGCGCAGCGACGCGTCCGTCGCGGTTTTAGTGAATGTGAAGAAGGATCCGACAAAATCCGAGACTTTTATTCTGACTGCGGTTcagagtgaaaaagaaaaactcgaAAAGTGTGGTTCAGACTTACAGACTGTGAATCTTTATAACACAGATAACgatgaaaagaaaggaggaatattttctctctctgacctctATGGCACACCTTCTATCAGAGTTAAAGACGTAGATGTGGAGTTTGTGGACGGATTCCAGATCAGTTCAACCATATATCTGCTCTCCAACGTCAGGTCTGGTTCTGGAAACAACAGAGTTCGTCTCATTTGGCTGGAAGGTAAATCCAGTAAGACTCAGACTCTGAAGTCGTTTCGGGGTGCGACTCTTCGTGTCTCTGATGTTGGTGGTGAACACAGCAGACTTGTGGCCTCCTCTGTGATCCCGGGTGGACCCCCGGTGCTGTGGAGCGGAGTGTTCAGTGTGGACGGAACTGGAACCAACACCGAGCTGCTGGTGTTTGACATCAGCCCAGATCTCACAGGAAACACTGACTCAGATCCAGATTTCTGCAGTCGTGCCTGTAGTGCTTGGTCAAAACCGACG acaATGACACTGAAGCCGAAGTCAGTTCTCTTCAGACAGAGCTACATGACCTCTGTGTTGGCAGTGAAGCAGAAGACATGGATGGTTTTCTTCATCGGAACAGCAAATGGACAGCTCATTAAG CTCGCTGTGGACAAGAACTATCACACCACCTGTCCCAGAGTGCTCTACAGAGCCAGTGACAACCGACCAGTGTTTCCCAAAATACATCTGGATCAGGTGGATCACAAACATGTGTATGTGGCTTTAAGAAACCAG ATGAAGCATGTACCTgtgtcaaactgcagcacatATAGAAACGTGCACGAGTGTTTGTCTGCACAGGATCCATACTGTGTCTGGTGTAACTCTAAGAACAG TTGCACATTTGAAGATGACTGTAAAGACTCAGAGCGGTTGTCTACTCCTGATGATTTCCAACAGAAAGTAGTTTCTTACAAACTTGTAAAGAACAACACTGGTCAG CTCTCACTAATCATCCAGACACATCTGACTGTGAAACAAACCGACCAGTTGAACTTTGCCTGTCAGTTCCCTGGAGTTACCTGTAGAATTGGTCCTTCTTCACAGTTCCCACAATGCACCTGCATCCTCACAAATAGTACACTTCCTGCTAAAG GCCTGCATTACACCGTTAGATTTACACTGGGAACGCTGACTTTAACAGAACAACTGAAGCTAAACAACATCAATGGATCACCAAGACCTGTCCT GTCTCAGGAGTGTGTTGAGTCTGGATGCAGCTGGAGCCCAGACAGCTGTTTGTGGGCAAATCAAAGCCAGGggaat GACAGTATTTGCCAAACAGTGAGGTCAGGGGTCAACTTCTCT AGACCAGACATCTCCTCCATCACTCCCAGTGTTGTGTCTTTCTACGGCAGGAACCATGCAGTGTTGTCAGGTCACAACCTCAGTGAGGTGACCAGAGTGAGGATTCAGTCAGACATGACCTGTACTCCCAAAGA GTCTCCTGTGTGGAACAACACAGGTGTGAATCTGACGTTCCACATCCCCAGTACCGACTCTAAAGGTGTGGTCAAAGTATGTGTCGTCCTCCCTGACGgcagttgccatggcaacagtaAGGTCATCTACCTGTCATCACCATCCTGCATCAAAACTGAACCAAGCAGCACCTGGTTCAG TGGAAAGAGGACTATTACAGTATTTGGATCCCACCTGGATTTCGTGGAAGGGGTCTTTCACAGCCATAATCCACGGGAAGTTATATTTCCCAGAAACATCAGCTCTCAG AATCTAACCTatgaaacagctgcagcagaaaacactcGCTCTGCTTTTatcagctctgtgtttctgaaagTAGCCAATGAAACCTTGGTCTGTTCCACAAGCTTCACCTACTACCCAGATCCTGAGTTCATCACCTTCACGTCCACTAAGACAGGCAATGAAGTGCTCATCAGCTTACAA AAAAAGGAAGATGAACTGgagatgacagcagcagagttgTCAGTGTGGGGCGTTCAGGATGGAAAACAATACCCCTGCATCATGAAGGACAAAGAAACCAATAAGAAGACAGAGTTTTTCAGCTGTCAAATTGAGAACACAACTGATATTGAATTTCAGTATTTAATG ATAAAGTACGGTGACAAGACAATAATGCTAGGTCCTCCATCTTTATTACATCGGGTCCTAATGATAGTGCGTCTACTACTGATACTTTGCGTCACTGTTG tgctgctgctgatctgTCGATGGCAAAAGAAGCTCAGCGCTCAGATGAAGCTCCAATCATGA
- the rerg gene encoding ras-related and estrogen-regulated growth inhibitor isoform X1: MNLTTRGQCYPRYARSSSSPVKGSRVSGTPAAPLRVFPLILRLRDSFIPARAATRSVRSGSVHSSSCVSIQSCVSVQSNHPAVRRVRICPWGRSGTPFLNQDSSQLKKKKKKEEPNNNNNNRQVSPPDLHFITGDYYCIQRDLALLDEWLTLEFTDWLAELHRVAAAVMAKSPEVKLAVFGRAGVGKSALVVRFLTRRFIWEYDPTLESTYRHQANIDDEVVTMEILDTAGQEDIQQKEGHMRWGDGFIIVYDITDRGSFEEVAPLRSLLEEVKRPKNVPLVLVGNKSDLDHVRQVGTEEGERLAAEMACAFYECSACADEGGAVAEAFHELCREVRRRKAVQGKARRRSSTTHVKQAINKMLTKISS; this comes from the exons ATGAACTTGACCACTAGAGGTCAGTGTTACCCTCGGTATgcgcgcagcagcagcagcccggTCAAAGGCAGCAGAGTGTCGGGAACTCCAGCAGCTCCCCTCCGTGTATTTCCACTGATCCTCCGTTTGAGGGATTCATTCATCCCAGCCAGAGCTGCGACTCGGTCTGTCCGGTCAGGATCCGTCCATTcatccagctgtgtgtccaTCCAGTCGTGCGTATCTGTCCAATCCAACCATCCAGCGGTGCGCCGCGTCCGCATCTGCCCCTGGGGAAGGTCAGGCACACCATTTTTAAATCAGGACAGCagtcaacttaaaaaaaaaaaaaaaaaagaggaacccaacaacaacaacaacaacagacaagtGTCTCCTCCTGATCTGCATTTCATCACCGGGGATTATTACTGCATTCAGCGGGATCTg GCGCTGCTGGATGAATGGCTGACCTTGGAGTTCACTGATTGGCTTGCTGAGCTTCACCGGGTCGCAGCTGCTGTCATGGCCAAGAGTCCGGAGGTGAAGCTGGCTGTCTTCGGCAGAGCGGGCGTGGGCAAATCAG CTCTGGTCGTGAGATTTCTGACGAGACGTTTCATCTGGGAGTATGACCCAACACTTG AATCAACATATCGGCATCAGGCCAACATTGATGACGAGGTCGTTACCATGGAGATTCTGGACACCGCGGGACAG GAGGACATCCAGCAGAAGGAGGGACACATGCGCTGGGGTGATGGGTTCATCATCGTGTACGACATCACAGACCGGGGAAGCTTCGAGGAGGTGGCGCCGCTACGGAGTCTCCtagaggaggtgaagaggcCGAAGAACGTCCCTCTGGTGCTGGTGGGCAACAAGTCGGACCTGGACCACGTCAGGCAGGTTGGGACGGAGGAGGGCGAGCGGCTGGCAGCTGAGATGGCGTGCGCCTTCTACGAGTGCTCGGCGTGCGCCGACGAAGGCGGCGCAGTGGCCGAGGCTTTCCACGAGCTCTGCCGCGAGGTGAGGCGCCGCAAGGCCGTGCAGGGCAAAGCCAGGCGCCGCAGCTCCACCACGCACGTCAAACAGGCCATCAACAAGATGCTGACCAAGATCAGCAGCTAG
- the rerg gene encoding ras-related and estrogen-regulated growth inhibitor isoform X2: protein MAKSPEVKLAVFGRAGVGKSALVVRFLTRRFIWEYDPTLESTYRHQANIDDEVVTMEILDTAGQEDIQQKEGHMRWGDGFIIVYDITDRGSFEEVAPLRSLLEEVKRPKNVPLVLVGNKSDLDHVRQVGTEEGERLAAEMACAFYECSACADEGGAVAEAFHELCREVRRRKAVQGKARRRSSTTHVKQAINKMLTKISS, encoded by the exons ATGGCCAAGAGTCCGGAGGTGAAGCTGGCTGTCTTCGGCAGAGCGGGCGTGGGCAAATCAG CTCTGGTCGTGAGATTTCTGACGAGACGTTTCATCTGGGAGTATGACCCAACACTTG AATCAACATATCGGCATCAGGCCAACATTGATGACGAGGTCGTTACCATGGAGATTCTGGACACCGCGGGACAG GAGGACATCCAGCAGAAGGAGGGACACATGCGCTGGGGTGATGGGTTCATCATCGTGTACGACATCACAGACCGGGGAAGCTTCGAGGAGGTGGCGCCGCTACGGAGTCTCCtagaggaggtgaagaggcCGAAGAACGTCCCTCTGGTGCTGGTGGGCAACAAGTCGGACCTGGACCACGTCAGGCAGGTTGGGACGGAGGAGGGCGAGCGGCTGGCAGCTGAGATGGCGTGCGCCTTCTACGAGTGCTCGGCGTGCGCCGACGAAGGCGGCGCAGTGGCCGAGGCTTTCCACGAGCTCTGCCGCGAGGTGAGGCGCCGCAAGGCCGTGCAGGGCAAAGCCAGGCGCCGCAGCTCCACCACGCACGTCAAACAGGCCATCAACAAGATGCTGACCAAGATCAGCAGCTAG